The DNA sequence CGGCGAGCACCTTTTCCGGCATCAATAGGTGTTCGAGCTCGCTCTTAAACACCAACACACTGCCGGTCAGAGCGATGATAAATAGCGGTAGGGCGGCGAAGAGTCCGAGCCAACCATGCCATTTCCATAGGAGACGACGCATTAGATTATTACCTTTCGTTTTGGCGCCATTGCCATGCTCCACGCTGTGTGAGCGGCAGGGCAGAAGAATAAAATTGCAGCTTAACACTAATGAGAATTAATTTCATTCTCAACTTGTGGCATATGGAAATGGGTCACACTTTGGCTAGAAACAGTTGGCTAAAAACAGTTGGCCAAAAACAGTGGATGAATGCGTCTGGTGAAAGGCGAAAGAAGTGACTTTGGAATAGGTGGAAAAGGAAGGATGCCAAGGTGTGAGGTTGTTGAGTTAAGTCTATGTTTTTTAGACTTTTTTTGACGCTGTCATTAGGGGGGTAAGGTTTGGTGATAGGCAAGAGCCTAGCCAAGTCCCTGCAAAGCTAAGTTAAGAAGTCGCCTAGCTAGTCAAAGCTGTAGACTGGCTAGGCGGCGGATATCATAGCGGTGTTTGGCTGCCGTCATACTGACCGCGGATCAGCTGGTCTTTCTCTATGAGGAGCAGTTCACCAGACAGGCCTTTTTTGATGCTGCTGTCGATGGCGAGAACCCGGTTGTCGAACAGGCCTAGTACCCGAGTCTGTGAGGTATGGCCCACGACGATGCGCTTGACCTTGAAGTAGTCCAGGATGTTGGCCAGCTCCTGGGTATCGAAGTCTGGCTTAAAGTAGCCGCGATACCAGGTGGGGCCGTTGCCGAAGAAGAGAAAGTTGAGCAGCTCATCTTGCTTCAGCTCAGCCTTACTCTTGTCGATATTTTCCCGGTAGAGGCTGTTGGCCCTGGCCAGTGTCAAGCCGCGGTCGACCCACTCCTGACTGATACCGCCGTGGAGGAAGAGGGTGTCGTTGATCTTAACGATAGTGTGCTTACTTCTCAGCCATTGGCCGAGTTCGCTGTCTTGACCGTAGAGCGCATCATAGGGGCGATCAAGCAGCTTGCTGACAGTCTGGTACTTGTCGTTGACGTAGCGCAGGTCACCGCGCATCACCATCTGTTCGTGGTTGCCCATCAACAGGTGCAGCTGGCCGCCGGCGGCCTTGGCCTGCTTGTCGAGCTTGTACATGAACCAGAGTACCTCGTTAACCTGAGGGCCGCGGTCGAACATATCGCCCGTCATCACCATATGGCCCTTGCCGAAGGCCCAGTTGTTATCCTGGTCGATGATCTTATGGCGGCGCAGCAGCTGCAGCAGCACCTCATATTGACCATGAACGTCGCTGAGCGCCACTATCTTATCCACTCCCTGATAGCTGTCTGCCAGCACCTCTTTAGCCTGCGGATTCAGGTTGGGCTCAGGAAGTTTGCCGCAATGTTCGGGGCGACTCAGCTTACCTTGATCGACGCGGGTCTGTTTATGCTCTCCTTCGCAGATCCAATCGGCCATATCGGCCTTGGGGTTGAGAAATA is a window from the Shewanella loihica PV-4 genome containing:
- a CDS encoding metallophosphoesterase; this encodes MPLDSALKAASLCLAGLLPLQVLAVQAQTEQETKAVTQASTNSGINDGPYLFLNPKADMADWICEGEHKQTRVDQGKLSRPEHCGKLPEPNLNPQAKEVLADSYQGVDKIVALSDVHGQYEVLLQLLRRHKIIDQDNNWAFGKGHMVMTGDMFDRGPQVNEVLWFMYKLDKQAKAAGGQLHLLMGNHEQMVMRGDLRYVNDKYQTVSKLLDRPYDALYGQDSELGQWLRSKHTIVKINDTLFLHGGISQEWVDRGLTLARANSLYRENIDKSKAELKQDELLNFLFFGNGPTWYRGYFKPDFDTQELANILDYFKVKRIVVGHTSQTRVLGLFDNRVLAIDSSIKKGLSGELLLIEKDQLIRGQYDGSQTPL